The region CCTCCAGGCCGGCGCCCTCCGCGGAGACAGAGCCCCGGAGCTCCGCAGACACCTGCTCATAGACGCGCCCAGCGGCGTGGACCCCCACGGTCAGGTACTGGAAGAGCAGGAAGCACTTCGCCAGGCTGACCAGGCGGCTGAAGCGGTCGGGGGGGCCCGGGTCAGGGCCGCGCTCCCCTAGACAGTCCTGCAGCGCGTGTTCGTACGCCTTCCGAGCCTTCAGAACGCGCACGGCCGAGACCTGTCCCGTGCAGGGCCCGTAGGGGCCGCGCTCAGTCAGCCCGGTCAGCACGTGCACGGCCCGGGCTGGGGCGGCCCCGCCCACGGGCGGCGACAGCTCCGCCTCCAGCGCAGCGTAGAGCAGGCCGAGCTCGCAGAGCTCCGGGTCCTCCAGGCCCCGGCTCCCTGCGGTGCCCAGGGCTGCGTCGAAGACCTTCCGGGCGTCCTCTGTGTTGCCCAGCAACCACTCCAGAAGCGCATACTGCTGCCAGAGGCAGAAGCTGTTGCGGCCGTCCGGCTCCTTGAGGAGATTCTTGGCTAGTTTTCTGCAGTTCTTTCCCTGTGACTTTAATCTCTTCTTGTTTTTAGTGTGCAGACACCAAATGAcctaaaggcaaaaaggaaaagaatcactTCAGGTGCTCCATGACTTTATAGACGTCCCTTTGTACCGGCGAGTCCCCTGgagactcagacggtaaagactctgcctgcaatgtgagacctGGGATCCACCCCtgggggggaagatcccctggagaagggagtgggaacccactcgtgttcttgcctggagaatcccatggacggaggagcctagcgggctgcagtctgtggggtcacagagtcagacacgactgagcggccaCTCTTTCTCTGTACTGCCAGCTGCAAGAAGCCACGCAGGGCGTCCACACTGCCTGCCTCTGTCACATGTCTGGTAAACCCGTAGGCTCCCTGAGAAACGGGGCTCTACCGAGGCCACGGGAACCCGGAAACGAACACGTCCAGGCTTCCCTCTGACACTCCTGTAAACGAGACTGACACTCCAAACGCCCTTCTTCAAAGACAGGCGGCCAGcaaatgtcgctcagtcgtgtccgactctctgtgcccccacgggctgtagcccgccaggctccgccgtccgtgggatttcccaggcaagagcactggagtgggcggccattaCTTCCTCCAGTGGACTCTTCCTGAGCCAaagatcaaacccgcgtctcctgcatgggcaggtagattctctacccctgagccagcagggaagccccatcagatTTTACCAGACGCTGTTTTAATAACACAGCCTGGTGTGTGCCATTTGCAATTAAAGGATCAGAACTTTGGACGTGAAAATTTAATTCTAGCTGgtggccagcagagggcagaaGAGTCAATCCTAGACATATTTCTAGCAGGTAATAGATACTAAAAAGCAGGGTAAGTAGCTTATTTTACCTATTTTAATAAGTCCTTAAATCCTCTAGCCCAGCTTAAGCTTAAGAGTGGTCCTTAACACTAACTGCTCACACAGACACCTGGGAACAGTCAGCACAAGAGCAGCTCCGGGCACTGACGAGTTGGGCTCAGTCTCCCGCCCCCCTTCCCTGCGGCCCCTCAGAAGGGGCAGCCACCCGCGCGGTGCCCTTGGGTCCCTGAAGGGGGACGTGCTGGGGCCGGCGCCCTGCAGAACACAGCCTGCCCGCCCCACCGACCCCCGCGACAGAAGCCGAGGTCCCCAcccaggggcgggggggggggggcacggcGTTACCTTGGTGATCTCGTACCGTAGCCAGGAGACGCAGAGCTGAGACCGCTCCCTGCCTGCAAACAGAGGCAGCGCCAGGTGGAAGACGTTGCGGATAAACTCCTCGCCCTCTCGACTGGGACCCCGGGGCCAGCGCCGGCCGCCCAGAGGCTCCATGCAGCCCACACAGCCGACGCCGGAGCAGGAGAGGTCGGGGAGAGTCAAGGGCTTTTCGTCATAAAGTTCGTTGTCGAAGATGCTGTTCTCGTCCATGGCCAGATAGAGGCAGGAGGCGGGGGCGCGGAAGCCGGAAGGCACCCCCAGGAACTGCAGGAAGGCCGCCATCAGCTGAAACTGGAGATCCGGGCTGGACAGTCGGATCAGAGACTGGCCGAGATCGTCGAACACCACCTGCAAGCAGACAGAAACCCAGTGACCGAACGCGGCGGACACTCACCGGCGCCTCCGCGCGTCTCCCGCGGGCCTGTGCGCACTGCGCGGGCGGCGCGGGGTCCTGGCGGCTGCGGGCCCCTCTCCCGGCGCCGCGGGCGGGGCTCTTCTCGAGCCGCGGCgccggcttctcactgcagaggcGTCTGGTTGCGGAGCCCGCGCCCCAGGGCTCACGGGCTTCGCTGCTCCACGCGTGTGGGctcttcccgaccagggaccgagcccgtgtctcctgctcggcaggaagattctctaccgctgagccacgaGGGTAGCCCCTCACCACCCCCAGCAATTCCTTTTATATGGATATGCACCAACATTACTCAGTTTTAAACACACAGGAGCTAGGTTTTCTGTAAAGTGAGGCAAGCTGAGGGCAGGCGGGTGGGCGCTGGGGGCAGCGTCTCACACCCCCTGGGCACCGTCCACGGGAGGGGACACCGTAGCAGGGACTTTCAGAGTCGCCTAATGGATTCACAGGAAATCCAGAATCGCATCCGCTTCTGAGAACACACGGCGTTGCTTTTGTAGTTACTTTCATAAGTTATAGTcgggaaaatgttttatttcaagaTAGAAGAATGTTAcgattttgtgttttctttgcacCAAACTGcttcaggaaatgaaaaatatgctCCAAGATATATAAACAGCAGCAAAGGAACAGGGACGCTGCGGAGCATCGGCCGTGTGGGGAGCGTCATGAGGGCCTCATGCTAGCTGTGCTCACAGCTGGCTGCACGCACAGCTTTAAGCTGCAAGGCCGCGGGGACCGCGCTCCGCCTGccgccctgcctgcctgcctgcctggcctctGTGGCCGTCAGCAAAGAGGAAATCAAGACACGAGCAGAGTAAGACTGGACTCCCTGGGACTCGACCCATCAGAACCACCAATTAATCAGAAAGCTTTTCTCCTCCAGGTTTTCACTAAGGCAGAGAAATCTAAGAAATTGCTCATAGCAGTACCTGGCTCCAGGAACGAGCTTCCGGGAAACTGTCAAATTGCTGAGCCTCGAGAACTAACTTCTGGAGCTCAGCCATGAAGTCTGTAAAACCCTCACACACCAAAGACAAACCCTACCCGCCTTCTGAAAACTTGGGCTCAGCCAGGGCAGGGAGCTCGAGGGTAGACTCGAGTCCCTGGCCGCTCCCTCCGGCCCAGAGAGCACCTCTCTCCTTCTCCCCGATCCTGGTTTCTTAAGTCCACCCTGGCCACCCCCTTCGCCTCTCCTGGGACACCCCAGGCCCTCCAGTCATGCCGATTCCTCTGGTGGAGCGCGAGCTCCAGGATCAAACAGATGCTCGCTCAATATCCAGGACTGGCGGAGGCCTTGTCAGGGGGCAACCTCTGCCCAGACGGTGGGGACACAGATGCAAACAGGAGAAGCCTCTGCCCTCGAGCTTTGTCAGAGCCCGGGAGCCTCACTGCTGTAAGGCCTCTCGGTCTGTACCCGTGACTGTCCCAGGCCAGGCACGCCGCGGACCCAGACCCTAACTTGCACATGGGTTTTTTTCACTGAACATGTCCCCCAGGACCACATGACGCATGGCTGGTTGAATCTGAGGCTATGGAACCTtggatgcaaagggctgactgcAAAGCTACACTCCGATCTTCACCTGCTGGGGGCTGATGGCCCTGCCCCTCATCGTCTGGGGTTAGACTGTAGCTGGCATCTTGTCAAAGTGGCTCCATTCCAGGTACTGAGATGggatttcttcctttattttaatgTGAGAcgtcttggctccaaaatcactgcggacggcgactgcagccatgaaattaaaagacgcttgcttcttcaagaaaagctatgacaaacgtagacggtgtattaaaaagcagagacttcactttgttgacaaatccATATAAtcgaagctgtggtttttccagcagtcatgtatggatgtgagagttgaaccatagagAAGACTGAGCcccacagaactgatgctttcaagttgtgttggaggagactcttgagagtcccctggactgcatggagatccaaccagtcagtcctaaaggtaatcaaccctgagtattcattagaaggactgatgttgaagctccaatactctagccacctgatgtgaagagatggctcactggaaaagaccctgatgtgggaaagactgaaggcagcagaagaagggggagacagaggatgagaaggtcgGACGGCaccaccagctcaatggacatgagtttgcgcaaactccaggagatagtggaggacagagaagcctggcgtgctgcagttcacgggatcacaaagaactggacacgacgtAGGGACTGAACAATGCTGACGCCAAAAGCTGCAGAGCTGCCAGCGCACAGTAGGGCACCAGGCCGCGAGGGACGCAGCCTGAGCGCCTGGCAGGCACCAGGGCTCACTGAGCGCTGCCTCCTCCCCAGGAGGACGGGCCCGGACACCCCATCCCCAGGCCTGCACCTCCTGCCCCCGTCTCCCGAGTCACACGCACTCACGCATCTTCAAGGATGGAAAGCGGGGCAAGTGGGCACCGAGGAAGAATTTAGGACAGGGACTCCACGGTTTCCGACCTTGAGCCGTCGAGGCTTCGTGGGGAAAACGGACTGAATATCCTGGAAGACAGTCTCCGGAGGGCTGACCACCAGACCCAACCGCCTCCTCGGGCACAGGGACAGTCAGGGCGAGAGCCCCGAGCCGCCTCCATCACCAGCAGCCAGCGCAGCCCTGCCGCTTTCCCGGGAGAGGACGTTTCTGAAGACCGGAGCGGCGCGGGTCAGCCTCTCCCGAGCCAGGCGCGGGCTCCTTCTGGGAACGGAAACCCCGCGGGAACGGGAGAAAGCACCGCCCGCCGCTGGGGGTGGGCATGGTGGCTCACCTGTCTCTCGGGGTCCTCGCAGTCTTCCTCCGTCTGCTTCCTAGCCTTGTCCGGGCGCCACGGCTGCCAGTGTCTGTGGTCTCGGGACCGCTCGGCGGCCAGCCAGATCTGCCACCGGGGCAGCGTCTTGTCTCTAATCTCCTGGTCCTCGTCCGCCGGCTCGTCGTCGTCATCATCTAGGTGAGAATTAAAACTTCCAGCAACCGAACCAGCAGACAGCACTGCCCTCAACCCTCAAACCCAGCTGCTCGGGCCAGGGATGGGGCGGACGCCTGAAGGCCAAGATGAACGTGACCCAAGCACAGCCTTCTGGGCCCCTCAGCGGCATTTACGGACTCTCCCGTAATCAGTCAGGCTCCCAGAAAAGGAAGGTGAGCCGATGAAATCAGATGATTTTTTATGCTCTCACGGCAATTAAAAATGGGAATGACATATTTTAGACGAGAACTGTCCAGAACTTTCTGTGACGATGAGAATGTTCTAATTCTGTGTGATATGGGAGCCACGTGTGACCTGCTGGGCATTTGAATCGTAGCTGGTAGAATAACtgaatttcagattttatttcaacTAATTTTAATTAAAGCAGCCATGTGTTGCCAGCAGCTACTGTATCACACACACAGTTCCGGAACGCTAAGGGACATTCAATGACAGCACTGCTTCAGATTCTCTTAAGCCACCAGAATTTTTAGCCAGTGGCCCTGATTATCATCCATGttcacttttctttaaataaagagGCAGTTCAAGAtatcctgtattttattttactttgtttcctaaCTCTGAACATgcagaataaaaaaggaaaaaattctgaGTCTTCCACTGAAattcaataaagttaaaaataaacacagtatGTAAAATGGTTTGGCCGCCCAGAaaagtctggcagtttcttatgAAACTAAAATGCACCAACCATAAGGCCTAGAAATTGTATCCTTGGGCGCCCACCCCAGAAAGACGAAGACCCATATTCCCACAGAAACCTTTACACTGATGCCcacagcagttttattcataaaggCCAAAAACTGGCAAAGACGCCAGAGTCCTACACCAGGTGCCTACACCAGGTGCCAAGGTGCCTAGAGAAACTACGGCACAGCTATGCCGCGGGCACCGCTGAGCAGAAAACGCGAACACAGCTGCTGGCACACCCCGCGTGGACAGAGCTCAGGGGCTCTGCCAAACGAGGAAAGCCGCAAACGCTACACAGAAGACGCCTGCCAGTGAGCATGCAAGGCGCTCGGACCCTGCTGCGCTGGTGCTGAGCATGCGCGATGGTGCGGCTGCTGCGGCACACCCGTGCGAGGGCTCTGCAGAGAGAGCCACCGCCCGAGCTGGCAGTTCCACCTCTGGGTGCGCTCCCCAAAGAACCGAAAGCTGGGGCTCAAGGACTCATCCACAGGCCTAGCGGTATATTCACAACTACCGAAAGGGGAAGTGATGCgccgtgtgcgtgcgtgcgtgcgtgagAGTGTGCGTGAGAGATATGCACACGGTGGAAAATCATTCAGCCTTAATAACGCAAGAAACACTGGCGCGTGCTCTGTGCCGTGTAAACCTTGAGGACACCACGCTGCGTGAGCCAAGCAGCACTGACTGCGCACGCGGCGCTCTGCAGGGGCTCGGATCTGGATCTGGGCAGTGGCAGTCGGTGGCCACGAGGAGGGATGGGGAGTGAGCTGGACTGGGGTCAGGGCGCTGGGGGGAGACGAGGAGCTGAGGGGGATGGAGGTGACGATGGGTGACAAGCGTCCAAATGTAACTGATGCCACCGAACTGCGCACTTAGAAATGGCCAGACTGGCAAACTGTCTTTCACGATTAGAAATGTTGAAGAGTTACagatgattccacttatacaaaCGGGGGCGCGGCGGGGCAGGCAGAAGGGGGCGCACAGGGGCCTCGAGGGAGGCAGGGCTCTGCAGTGAGACCGCGGCGGGGCTGCCTGAAGCCGCACACGGGATAAACGCAGAGAGCTGAGCAGACACAGGCGGAAATGAGCAGCTGCAACATGGGCGAAACCTGAGCGGACTCCCCGCGCGCCCTCCGCCGGCGGCAGCGGGGGAGGGGCGCACAGGCTCCCCGCGGACTTCCCCGACTCCTTGGCAGGGCTGGCGCGGGCTCCTCTAAGGTGCCTCAGGGGAAGAACAGCCTGAGCTCCCAGGTCATTCGCGGGATCTGTACAACGTTCCTGAGTTTCTGAGGAACCGCCGGCACACATCAACACGCCAGGAAAACGGAAAACCCCGCGAGGAGGCGGCAGCGGCCCCTCCCCGGAGAGGCGCCTCACCTGGGCCGACGGCCACCCAGCCGCCCCGCTCCTGCTGGTGCATCCAGGCTCTCCAGCCCCGGGCGCCCTTCTCCCCGGCCCGGGGCTCGCCGCTGTCCCAGAAGGGCTCAAAGAACTCCACCTGTCGAGGTGTAAAACATGGAGGTTAGCCGCGACGTTCAGCTCTGTGCCAACAAGCACCGAATCCCTACTGTGTGTTGGGAAGATGTACTGAGGTTTGGTCATGCGCTCCAGAGTATCCAAAGCCTCAAGCGCGTGGACTGGTCCTGGGCTAGGCTTTAGCCCGGGGCAGGGCCCCGACCCTCATCAGCAACGCCTCCCATCACAGAGGCTGTCAGTCAAAGGGTGGGGATGAGCGCAGCTCTGACCCTGACCCCTGACCACACCCCAGGCTCTGCAGAGAGACCGAGTCCCTTCTCTAGTTCACCACGTTTGTAAAACAGCAACACATCTCTTAGAATAACTGTTACCTGGCTTACTATACTAACAATCAGTTCTATCAATACTAGTCAATATTCCTTGCCCCAATTTTGTCCAGAaaagaaaggttaaaaataaTGATGATCAAAAATAGTTCTTACAGGCAGTTCAAGAAAGCTCCACAAGGTGGAGATGTAGCCTGTCACCAAAGACCTTGGAAAGCTCACCATCAACTGAGCTACCTCTTCGTCAGggagaaaactgacttttcctaaATGGAAAAAGGTTTTCTTAAATCCCTcccgctcccccacccccgcaccccctCTCCCCGCCCAAATTAGGATCAGTGTTGACAAGCACCAACATGTAATTTCACTGCAACTTCAGCCAAGGTTTTAGGTGGAGGAAATGTTAACCAAGGGAGAGACGGGAGACGCAGGTTGGAATACAGAGGCAGGAAAGAGGGCCTGTGGTTTAAAAGCtacattttggacttccctggggctcactggtaaagaattcgcctgccaatgcaggggacgcaggctGGATCCCAGGTCCAAGAAGATACCACTGAGGGGCAAGTAAGCGGGGGCAAGACAGCTACTGAGTCTGCGCCCCAGAGCCCAGGGGTCACGACTCCTGAGTCTGCGTTCTAGAGCCCCCCCGGGATGGGGGGGGTCACAACTCCTGagtctgtgccctagagccccggAGGGGGGAAGGTCACGACtcccaagtctgttctctagaGCCCGGGGGTCATAGCTCCAGAGTCTGCGCCCCAGAGCCCGGGGGTTCTAAGTACTGAAGCTGCAACactctagagcccctgctccacaacaagagaaaccactgcaatgagaagccgaaGCACCACACCCACAGAAGcctagtcaaataaataaataaaattatgaaaaattaaaataaaaggcatGGTAACTGCTTCCCTGGAGGTGGGTGGTAACTAGCCTTTAAACAGGGGTGAcgtaaagaggaaaaaagaacaccAGTGAGTCTTTAGAAGCCGGGAGGTGGAGGGATCGTCTTTTTGCTCTCAACGCTTTTCCTTGGATTGCCCGGATATTTCTGAGACAACTCTCAACTGATGTAAGGAGgatgtaaatattttgaaaatactacCACCAACTATTACCCACACCCCTCCCCAGAAGAGGGACAGGCTGAGATGGGAGCAGGGGACTCGGGCAGGACACGCACCTGGCCTTTGGTGGGCAGGCCCTTCACACTGTCAGGCTTGAAGAACGTGAAGTCAACCATGGCCTGGAAGAGAGACACGGCCTTCTCGGTGTGGCCAGCCTGCCGCAGGAAGTGGCACtgctggaggaagagggctgccGGCGGGAGAACAAAGGGGACGAGCCCTGGTGAGCTCCTGGGCAGGACCGAGCAGCCCCAGATGCACAGCTCGGCACCCAGATCGCCTTCTCCCCGAAACCACTGACTGTCGCAGCTTCGAATCGGCGAGCGAGCAGGTCCCGAGTTTAAAGGACCCACGTGACAGTAGTGCGATCACAGTGCACTATTCTCACTTTTAAAGGAAACGGCCACGGAGCACAAACAGTGACAACGAAGCAAGACCAGTGGGTGGTCTGAATACCGGTTATCAAGTACTCAGAGCTTGTTCTTACGAGAAAAACTCGGGAAAGGGCGGCGCagtcgattttttttttaaatcagagccAAGCTCTGTGCCCGGCTGATCACCAGATGGCATTATTCGCCAGCAATCTCCATCACAGACTCGGTCCTGCTGTAAACAAATCTGGGTTCcatgtttgaaattttcagttcatttaAACTGTGGTACAATTCTCTCTATGAGATACCATTAAGCTGTTTGAGCATATCAACACATTAATATCAAATATGAGCCCCTTTAAGGCAGTGATGCAAATGCTTATTATTTCTAGAGCAATATATTTCTTCTAGCTTTAGAAATTAGTAGCAATATTCAATAGCAGGGATTTGATCAAAGAAATTTGATCTCTTTGATCAAATCAAAGGGATTTGAGTCAGACCCTGAGCTAGGCTCCCCATATACCATCTCAGCTGACAGGCACAGCCCTCTTGTGAACCAGGTATTGGACTGCTGTTGCTGGGAGAGAAACTACAGGTCAAATGGGTTAAGGAacctacccaaggtcacacaggagcCTGTGAAGGGCAAACCCAGCATTCAGGTCAGGAGTGATACACTCCAGTGTAACACGCCATCTCTGGATCTCATTACTGGAAAAAATGTGTAATACAGTCTAGTCTCCTTGGGGACCTATCGGAAACGCTACCAGCACAATGACACCAGTAGCCTGTATCTATCAGTGACTGACAGCCAGCCAGTGCACCCTACCAGCGTGACTGCCTAAGCCCCCACAACGGGGTGAGATGTGGGCATCTCAACAGATAAGGCCACAAATAGCCAAAGGAGTTAGGAGACTGCGTTTACCTGAATAACAACTGGAAAAGTTGGAACTTCTAGTCTGGCGATATTTTCTGAACTGTACTGGCTTAATGCCTCCCGCTGCCCAGAAGGTGGTGCGGGCAGGGGAGTGGGTTACCCATCATGAAAAGGACTCATAATACCCTTTTCTAAGCATAAGCTTTATCAACTTAgattttcctaaaataaatcaaagataagCTATTTTCAATGAAGCCAAATGAAAGAACAGCCCCTCCCGCATCACTGGACTGGGTGGCCGTCTCCTTACCAAACATGGCCTCCTCGGTGCCGGGCAGCTCAGGGTGGGAGACGATGCTGCCGTCCCTCACGGCGGACAGGGTGCTCAAGCACTTCCCGTACAGACTCTGAATTTTTGATACAGAGAAGGTGCTGAACTGGCTCTGGCAAAACAACAGGTATTTCTGCCAGAGGGCTGTGTTGTTGGGATGTAAGAAGATCAGTTTCTGCCACTCTTTGAGCAGAGTGGTGGGCTCCCAGAACTCGGTGCAGAGCTTCAGCTTGGCGAGCTTCAGGTCCACGCTGCTCGGGTTGCTCTCGATGGCCCGCTCCAGGACGGCCAGCTTCTTCTCCAGGACCAGCCGCAGGGACCGCTTCCGTGTCTCCGGCTCTCCTTCCTCCACGGCGTAGAGGCCTGGACTTCTCATGACCTCGtcctcaacaacaaaaacacccaCTCACACGGGCACACGGACCTAGGGGGCCCCGGGTGTCAGCGCTGCTTGTGGAGTGACTTATAAGGCCCACAAGGCTGCTCACTCCACACAGTGAAGTGCTCTTCAGGTTGGCAGCCCTGGTCTCGTGTTTGGGGTTGGGAGTTTAGTCGGTAAGACATGTCCGGCtccctgagaccccatggactgtggcccaccagatgcctctgtccatgagactctccaggcaagaatactgaagtgggctgccattttctcctccaggggatcttcctgacccagggatcgaacccccatctcttaggcctcctgcactggcaggcgggttctttacccctggcacaacctgggaagccctatccacTCTCTatctctcaagagtcccttggactacaaggagatccaaccagtccatgctaaaggaaatcagtcctgaatattcattggaaggactgatgctgaagctgaaactccaatactttggccacctgatgtgaagaactgactcctttgaaaagaccctgatgccaggaaagattgagggcagggggagaaggggatgacagaggatgagatggctggatggtatcaccgactcaatggacgtaagtttgggtaaactctgggagttggtgatggacagggaggcctggcatgctgcagtccatggggtcacagagtcagacatgaccgcgcaactgaactggactgattatTTATTCacctggctgcaccaggtctcagcGGCAGCTTGCAGGGTCTAGTCccctggccagggactgaacccgagctCCCTGTCTGTGGAGCATGCAgacagccactggaccacctagaGAGTCCCCGTCACTTTAAACTTAGGTTTCTGTATCGGTAACTAGCATGCAGTGTCTTGAAAACCTTTTCTGAAAAGCTGATTTTACCAATAACACAGCTGAATGTGGGACAAATGTGGTAATTACGTAAGTGGCTCCAAAAATAAGCGGGACAAAGAAAGACGGGCGTATTTCTGAAAGGGAGCTGGTGGCTCCACCCTGTCCCTGCACAGACCGCCCTGTGCACCCCGCACATTCTCTCGGCACTGCAGGAAAGCCTCCCCGCTGTGGCGCGCACCCACCTCGATTCCACTCACGGCTAGCCATCTCTTGGAGGCCACTCCTCACTCCTGGGTGGCAAGTCACCCCCTCATTCCATCCCCTGCCCCTATGTCACAGCTTGTCCCACCCCAGACTGCAGTGACCCCTCACACATCAGCCTCCATCACTGGGCTTTGAGCAAACGCAGAGCGAGGGCTCCATTCTAACCTTTAGAGGCCCGGCACCAGGGCTCCTCACAGGAGCTCAACAGTCGCTGCAGGATAAACCAGTGCCCAACGTTAGGGCCGCCATTcccaggcaggagacctgggacctTGATGCTTACCTGGAAAGCAACAAAGGCCATCCACAGCTCTGTGTCCCGAGGGTTCTCGCGAACCTTCCTGTTAAACTCCTCCACCCTGGCCTTGAGGAGCGCGCCCTCTCTGTTGGGCTGTGAGTCTGGTGGCCTGGACTCCTGCTCTGAAGGACCCCGTCCCTGTAACCACTGCGTAGTGGCTTGATCATAAATCCCCAGAGGGTTCAGCCAGCTGGTAGCAGGGGGAGCCGCGTCGTCCACGCCCTTCACCGGGATAAAGGAGAGCGGCTCCGACGACGGAGCTCCGGGCTGCCTGCTGACGGCGAGGCCCTCCACGTTCATTAACCCCACGCTCTTCTTCGTAAAGTAGCGCTCCACGTGCTTGCGGGAATGCCTCTTTTCTGTGGAAGTCCCCTCCCAAGATATACACTGCTTCTTCGGGTTGAGGCCGAGGCAGGAGTCTCCTTTCCTCTTGTATCTAAtgtttgagaaagaaaacaggttACCGAGAGAACGCGCGCTCGGGCTCCACGGACCAAAGGCCCAGCAGGCACTCCGGTTCCGCCAGTTAAGTTCATGTATTCAAACTCACCTTCCCTTCAAACTGTTTCTACTCAGAGAAGTAGGAGGACTTTTCCTCTatcctgctgtttcctctgcGTCTCGCGAATTTCAGATCACGCCTGTCTTCCAGGCCTTAGTGCCTACCAGCCCCTAAGCTCTGCACCGCGCTGTCATCACGCCACCGCAGGCGGCACCGCGTGGGACAGGCAAGGGGAAGCCATCGTCTCCCCCTCGATGGCTCTTCAATAAGGACGCTGAGGCCTCAGGTGACATCGGGCCCTCCACCTCCTGGACCAGTCCCTTTTCCTCTGTGCTGTCTACTTCAGAAGATAATAGAGAGGCCTAAGGCTCTTTTTTAATCCTGAGACAAAGTGTGTCAAATAGAATTACATCTGGCTATTCTCTACTCTACAGGAAAGAGGCTGGGCTCTAAGATGCTTTTATGGACTGTGTAGG is a window of Ovis canadensis isolate MfBH-ARS-UI-01 breed Bighorn chromosome 7, ARS-UI_OviCan_v2, whole genome shotgun sequence DNA encoding:
- the NRDE2 gene encoding nuclear exosome regulator NRDE2 isoform X1, producing MSNSFVSPWTVTCKAPLLKGFHRQEYWSGLPFPVPGNIPDPGVGPTPPALAELDWLSNPSFCVGAITSLSRQSQEATAAPVSEGSPLTRSPLKSEPSDESDTNRKPRETSRKKKKEKKKKRKLLRHKKTKRKRGSSGSSGSESDTDSEKDRPSRSARDRKRESEKQNQGNNAAADTGRHCVWLEDIQALTGETFRMDKKPDPANWEYKSLYRGDVARYKRKGDSCLGLNPKKQCISWEGTSTEKRHSRKHVERYFTKKSVGLMNVEGLAVSRQPGAPSSEPLSFIPVKGVDDAAPPATSWLNPLGIYDQATTQWLQGRGPSEQESRPPDSQPNREGALLKARVEEFNRKVRENPRDTELWMAFVAFQDEVMRSPGLYAVEEGEPETRKRSLRLVLEKKLAVLERAIESNPSSVDLKLAKLKLCTEFWEPTTLLKEWQKLIFLHPNNTALWQKYLLFCQSQFSTFSVSKIQSLYGKCLSTLSAVRDGSIVSHPELPGTEEAMFALFLQQCHFLRQAGHTEKAVSLFQAMVDFTFFKPDSVKGLPTKGQVEFFEPFWDSGEPRAGEKGARGWRAWMHQQERGGWVAVGPDDDDDEPADEDQEIRDKTLPRWQIWLAAERSRDHRHWQPWRPDKARKQTEEDCEDPERQVVFDDLGQSLIRLSSPDLQFQLMAAFLQFLGVPSGFRAPASCLYLAMDENSIFDNELYDEKPLTLPDLSCSGVGCVGCMEPLGGRRWPRGPSREGEEFIRNVFHLALPLFAGRERSQLCVSWLRYEITKVIWCLHTKNKKRLKSQGKNCRKLAKNLLKEPDGRNSFCLWQQYALLEWLLGNTEDARKVFDAALGTAGSRGLEDPELCELGLLYAALEAELSPPVGGAAPARAVHVLTGLTERGPYGPCTGQVSAVRVLKARKAYEHALQDCLGERGPDPGPPDRFSRLVSLAKCFLLFQYLTVGVHAAGRVYEQVSAELRGSVSAEGAGLEGALEAVTLMHTSLLRFHSRVAAHPLAPLREALSEALRLYPGNQLLWRAYVQIQGKSHSASRTRRFFHAITRSTELLEPWLFAIEAERMRKRLVDAVQRVDGREVHATLPETGLTHRIRALFESAVRSNHGSQCPLLWRMYLSFLVSLGNKERSKGVFYKALQNCPWAKVSSTGLSLDSQGPSCQASSGPCLGPALQGFLWPPAARGACFLSWRCSWGQLVAKAQPRRQARQDPRPILSAAPGSGDAKRADGWGPPQLPAPPWGEAALPCAPWGWLRCPEVGLEGGGAGGPLADRRRPAQALYLDAVEYFPDEVQEVVDLMTEKELRVRLPLEELELLLE